The Lycium barbarum isolate Lr01 chromosome 9, ASM1917538v2, whole genome shotgun sequence genome has a segment encoding these proteins:
- the LOC132609333 gene encoding gallate 1-beta-glucosyltransferase 84A24-like: MGSQGTNLDSIIHVFLMSFPGQGHVNPLLRLGKRLASNGVLVSFCAPECVGKDIRAANNNIISDEPTPYGDGFIRFEFFDGWEYTQPKENCQLEIEMANLEAVGRQVLPAMLKENEVKGRPVSCLINNPFIPWVCDVADSLGIPCAVLWVQSCASFSAYYHYHFNLTPFPNESNPKIDVHLPNMPILKWDELPSFLLPSNPFPVLANAILRQFSYLSKPIRIFIESFDELEKEVVDYMSNFLPIKTVGPLLVDDPKIEEDVRADLVKADSSITKWLNSKPPSSVVYISFGSIVVPNQEQVDEIAYGLLNSGLNFLWIMKPPRKNSSFPIVVLPQGYLEKVGDKGKVVEWCLQEQVLAHPSLACFLTHCGWNSSMEVIANGVPIVAFPQWGDQVTDAKYLVDEFKIGVRLSRGVTENRVVPRDEVEQSLRDVTSGPKAAEMKGNALNWKKKAAEAVAEGGSSDQNLKSFVDELRTLQSSNQKYLAKLAPLSH; encoded by the coding sequence ATGGGATCTCAAGGTACCAATTTGGATTCAATCATTCATGTCTTTCTAATGTCATTTCCTGGTCAAGGACATGTCAATCCATTGCTCCGACTTGGCAAACGCCTCGCCTCGAATGGTGTCTTAGTTAGCTTTTGCGCACCTGAATGTGTTGGCAAGGATATAagagcagccaacaacaacataatTAGTGATGAGCCAACTCCTTATGGAGATGGTTTCATTAGATTCGAGTTCTTCGATGGTTGGGAATACACTCAGCCTAAAGAGAATTGCCAGCTCGAGATAGAGATGGCGAATCTCGAAGCTGTAGGGAGACAAGTGCTCCCTGCAATGCTAAAAGAAAACGAAGTGAAAGGGCGTCCTGTTTCATGTCTAATCAACAATCCATTTATTCCATGGGTATGTGATGTGGCTGATAGCCTTGGTATACCTTGTGCTGTCCTTTGGGTCCAATCTTGTGCTAGTTTCTCTGCTTATTATCACTATCATTTCAATCTTACACCTTTCCCAAATGAATCAAATCCAAAAATTGATGTTCATTTGCCTAACATGCCAATTCTCAAGTGGGATGAACTTCCTAGCTTCTTGCTACCATCAAATCCATTTCCTGTCTTAGCAAATGCCATTTTGAGACAATTCAGTTACCTCTCTAAACCTATTCGGATTTTCATCGAATCATTCGATGAGCTCGAAAAAGAAGTGGTGGACTACATGTCCAATTTTTTACCCATCAAGACCGTCGGTCCACTACTAGTCGATGATCCAAAAATCGAGGAAGATGTTCGTGCTGACCTGGTGAAGGCTGATAGCTCAATCACTAAATGGCTCAATTCCAAGCCACCATCCTCTGTTGTATACATTTCTTTCGGAAGTATTGTTGTTCCGAATCAAGAACAAGTTGATGAAATCGCCTATGGCTTATTGAATTCGGGGCTAAATTTCTTGTGGATCATGAAGCCACCCCGAAAAAACTCGTCCTTCCCCATCGTAGTCTTGCCACAAGGctatttggaaaaagttgggGATAAAGGAAAAGTTGTGGAATGGTGTTTGCAAGAACAAGTTTTAGCACATCCGTCTTTAGCCTGTTTCCTGACTCACTGTGGATGGAATTCATCGATGGAGGTCATCGCAAACGGAGTCCCCATCGTGGCATTTCCACAATGGGGCGATCAAGTAACGGATGCTAAGTACTTAGTGGATGAATTCAAAATAGGAGTAAGACTTTCCAGAGGTGTGACAGAGAATAGGGTTGTTCCTCGGGACGAAGTTGAACAGTCTTTGCGTGATGTCACGAGTGGTCCTAAGGCGGCGGAGATGAAAGGGAACGCGTTGAATTGGAAGAAGAAAGCGGCCGAAGCAGTGGCGGAAGGTGGTTCATCCGATCAGAATTTGAAGTCCTTTGTTGATGAGCTTAGGACACTACAAAGTAGTAACCAAAAGTACTTGGCCAAATTAGCACCTTTATCCCATTAG
- the LOC132612132 gene encoding uncharacterized protein LOC132612132, with amino-acid sequence MTNPYRWTIVRRFLKSRPQIDTIRSKFDEKFAMKGTVKIGVFDNFNIFLTFNNEADFNGILYKRVIEIEGFQIWLQKWTPNFKPEEDLPIVPVWVLLPGFPFHMHTWNYTKQIVAAVGMPIEIDMATKTMNRPSMAKIRVEIDLMKPLIHNIWIGTEDDNEPLKGYTQKIEYENIPKYCKHYKKLGHNLMECRVLERKKENEKKKVEMMKQHTNPKKDVPKTDGKENVPNGKYEVQSRGRDQRPLPDLFRNRPRGRSEPPKVFKPTCAVFGIDKPMPISGKKQNEKNAENDKNVDHKLVEMEQKNQDDSNHEETNEQPGQNKESLHKEIESQGIPKEKVDNLDNTGKDQQEDQPMRQTVMINNPNELTVDLLEGKWQEFGSKKSKAD; translated from the coding sequence ATGACAAATCCTTACAGATGGACAATTGTTAGAAGATTCCTGAAATCAAGACCCCAAATTGATACGATTAGGTCAAAATTTGACGAGAAATTCGCGATGAAGGGCACTGTCAAAATTGGGGTTTTTGATAATTTCAACATCTTTCTGACCTTCAACAACGAAGCAGACTTCAATGGCATACTATATAAGAGAGTGATTGAGATTGAAGGTTTTCAAATCTGGTTGCAAAAATGGACTCCTAACTTCAAGCCTGAGGAGGATTTACCGATTGTGCCAGTGTGGGTACTGTTACCAGGTTTTCCTTTTCATATGCACACATGGAATTATACTAAACAAATTGTTGCTGCAGTAGGTATGCCTATCGAAATTGATATGGCTACTAAAACGATGAATAGACCTAGTATGGCTAAGATCCGAGTTGAAATTGATTTAATGAAGCCTTTAATTCATAATATCTGGATTGGTACTGAGGATGACAATGAACCTCTTAAAGGttacactcaaaaaattgaatatgaaaatattccTAAGTATTGTAAGCATTATAAGAAATTAGGACACAATCTGATGGAATGTCGTGTGttagaaaggaaaaaagaaaatgaaaagaaaaaagtgGAAATGATGAAACAACACACCAATCCAAAAAAGGATGTGCCTAAAACAGATGGAAAAGAAAATGTTCCAAATGGGAAATATGAGGTACAGAGCAGAGGAAGAGATCAAAGACCCCTTCCAGACTTGTTCAGGAATAGACCAAGGGGTAGAAGTGAGCCTCCTAAGGTTTTTAAGCCTACATGTGCTGTTTTTGGGATTGATAAGCCTATGCCAATATCTGGAAAAAAACAGAATGAAAAGAATGCTGAGAATGATAAGAATGTTGATCATAAACTGGTTGAGATGGAGCAAAAGAACCAAGATGACTCTAATCATGAAGAGACAAATGAACAGCCTGGTCAGAATAAGGAGAGTCTACACAAAGAAATAGAATCTCAAGGAATTCCAAAAGAGAAGGTTGACAATCTTGATAACACTGGGAAAGATCAGCAAGAAGATCAACCTATGAGGCAGACTGTTATGATCAATAATCCAAATGAACTCACGGTTGATTTGCTCGAAGGTAAATGGCAGGAATTTGGGAGCAAGAAATCGAAAGCAGATTAG